In the Bacteroidota bacterium genome, TGCGCATTGTTTCTGGGTATGATATTCAAATGGTGGATGCCTGCCACATAAAATCATTTGCCCTGTCTCACAATGACACGATTACAAATGGCATTGCCTTATGTCCTAATCTGCATCGTGCCTTTGACAGGGATTGATAAGCATCAATAATAATTATGAAGAAATAGTATCTTCAAGTTTTACAGAAAATTCATCAATCAACAGCATTCGATCTTTCGCTGGAAAAAGCATTTTATTACCGCAAAATAAAAGCTACATGCCATCACGTGAAAATTTGGAATGGCACAGGAATGAAATTTTTAAAAGGTGATGGCTTAAAATTTGACTTGATAATTAATCTGATTGGAGGAATTAGCTATGATTTGATTCTGATCGATGTCAACGCTTCTTATTTTGACATAAGTGCTTTACCATGAGAATTAACGCGCTTTTCAGACTGATCAAATACGAAAAGATTTAGTCGTTTTCCTCAGCATCCAGGACTTCACTCATACGAATGGTGTTTTCGTTAGTGTTATCATAAGATTCTCTTTGTTCCGGTATTATTTCGGTATTCCTTAATTTGAACTTACTAAAATCTAACACTTCTTCCTTCTTATTTCGTGAATCATAAATTTGATTAGCAACAATAAAAATTACTATTACTCCACCTATAATTAATCCCCATATTAGAAAATCCTCAACAGTAAATGGTTTAATTTTTTCAACGGTGGCAGCTCCTAATGGATTTATTTTTTGGGAAGCTTGAATTGCCTTAATTACTGCATATTTTTCGGGAGATATACCAGCAAGACTTTCTTTCGACAGGAAAGTAGTTCCACTAAATTTTTCCTGAAGGATTTGAAGCCTACCAATTTCCGGTATTGAAAGAGGATGCGCATAAAAATTAAATGTACTAGCAAATTGTGTCATCGTTATTAATTTTAGATAGGTGAATATTAGAATTAGAGTCTTGGTATATTTCAATGTCATTAAAGCGAAATACTTCATATGTGTTATAGTTTCTTGTGGAACCGAAGCAAGCCGGAAAATAAAAGCCGAGTGTAGTCAGTTCCAGAACACCAATTTTTGAATGACCATTGTTCAGTAGGAATTTAAGAATGGTGTTGTTGTTATTCCGGTGTTTTGCCATTTCAATTTCATAGGGATTAAGAAATAATTTGGTTAGATAAGTATATCTATTTTTGCACTTTAGGTCACAAAAGAGCTTATTTGTGCGCCTGATTTCTACATCCGGATTTGGGCACTCTGGGTTTAAACATTTTCTAGCTATCATTTTATTTATATCTGGTTAAAATTTATTCTTTTGTTTCAAAAACTCAATGAGGCTCTTTTTAGAGTACATGATTTTTCTACCGATTTGTTCGAACTTTATTTTGCCGCTGTCACGGAATTCTTGCCATGAGGATTTTGATTTATAGGGCAAGATTTTCTTTGCTTCTTCCCAACTTACTAAATCGTCTTCTTGCTTTTTTAATAGCTCAAATTTGGCTTCAGTAACTGCCTGTTTTATCATCATTTTCATATCAATCTTTAATTGCTGAAATGCTTCTGAATCTATAACGATTAATTCCATTTAAATAATCTATTGTTGTTAAGTGAATTTTACAACATAAAATTAAATCTCAAAAAGAGGATTTTGCCGAGAGGAAAAAATATTTACTAACTTTCAGTTATGGCTTAAAAGACTTACCGGTAAAGGTTTGCCGGCAATAAATAATTTTCTTAAAATAGTCATATAATTTTGAATGTCTATTTGTTAAACATGTAATATCATAGTGAAGAATTACGGATTATTATGATTTGACGCGGCTTTTAAGAATGTAAATTCTTTTCCGGTAACATTAAATAGGATTCAATGACCGGCAATTATTTTTTTCGGAAATCAATTTTGTTGCTTAAATGAAACAAAATCAATTTGTTAATAAAAATGAAAAATGCTTTGATTCTGAAGGAATTTAATTTTGAAAGTGTTGATTTTTCAATC is a window encoding:
- a CDS encoding helix-turn-helix domain-containing protein, coding for MELIVIDSEAFQQLKIDMKMMIKQAVTEAKFELLKKQEDDLVSWEEAKKILPYKSKSSWQEFRDSGKIKFEQIGRKIMYSKKSLIEFLKQKNKF